In the Candidatus Ancaeobacter aquaticus genome, CAAATGGGTTTATTAGGTAAAAAGATCGGAATGACAAAGCTCATCAAAGATGATGGTCGGGTTGTTCCTGTATCAGTACTTCAAGTCGGCCCTTGTCCAATCATTAGAAAGAAAACCACAGAAAAAGATTTTTATACTGCCCTGCAGCTTGGCTTTGATGAGAAAAAGAAGAATATTAACAAGCCTGATGCGGGTAATTTCAAGAAATCTAATACAACACCAACGAAGTTTGTTGAAGAGATCCGCTTAAATAACGATGAGGAAGCTGCATCATTTGAAGCTGGTAAGGAAATAAAGGCTATTGATGTATTTAAAACCGGTGAATTTGTTGATGTGAGTGCTACTTCTATCGGAAAAGGTTTTCAAGGTGTTATGAAGCGTCATAATATGAAGGGTTTTACTGAAAGCCGTGGTACACATGAAGTTAAACGTCATGGTGGATCAATTGGTTGTATGTATCCTCAACGTGTTATTAAAGGTAGGCATATGCCAGGGCAAATGGGTAACAAAAAAGTTACTACTCAGAACCTTGTTATTGAAGATATTAAAGAAGAAGATAATCTTATTTTGCTTCGTGGTGCAGTACCAGGCAAAAACGGTTATGTAGTGATAAAAAAAGCGATTAAGAAAATATCAGCTAAAAAATAAGTTTATACTTTATTTTTTCCGACAATAAAAACCTCATAGCTTTCCTTACGGGAACTATGAGGTTTTTGCGTTTTACAGACTTTGTACGATTTCTTCACTTCGTGGTAAAAAGCGGGAAAATCTTCTCCTTGGAATATCTTCATAATTAAATTGCCATTCTTTTTAAGCAGTGTTCTCGAAAGCTCAAAGACACGTTCGCATATGCGTAGAGATTTTTGACAATCGGTAAACCTGTCGCCGGAAGTGTTTGGTGCCGCGTCACTCATAATACAATCAAAAAGAGGACTAATCGCCTGTATTTCTTCTACTGTTACTTCAAAAATATCTCTTTGAATAAAAGTAATGTTTTTTTGAGAATCAATCTTTAAGGGTTGGACATCCACTCCTACGATTGATCCCTCATCTCCAATATGTTCTTGAGTATATTGCACCCATGAGCCGGGTGAACAGCCGATATCAAGTATGGCATCACCTTTACGAATAACCTGGTGCTTCTTTTGTATTTCTTCCAATTTATATACTGAACGAGCAAGATATTTTTCTTTTTTTGCTTTTTGGTGATAATGATCTTTACGTCTTTCGATTCTCATCGTCTGTTTTTCCCTAAAAGGATTGGTAAAAGGTGCTCTTTTCCTGTTTCTTTCAGTGCGCGTTTAACGAGCATATAATTCCTTTTTTGCGAATGCTGCAGGAGTGCTCGCTGCATTTTTCTTTCACGAACAGTTTTAGCTACATGTATAGTGTTTCCATGAAGATCTTTTTCAGCATAATACATTGCTGTTGCAAGAGTCATTGGTGTCGGGGTAAAGTCTTGTATCTGTTCGGGATTAAAGTGTAATTTCTTTGTTTCTAGTGCAAGCGATATCATATCATCAAGCGTGCACCCAGGGAACGATGAAATGAAGTAGGTTACGACATATTGTTTTTTCTTGAGAGTTTTATTCATAACGTCATATTTGCTTATAAAGTCAGTAAATTGCTTATATGGCGGTTTATGCATAAGCCGTAAGATACGGCTGACAGAATGTTCGGGCGCTATTTTCAGCTGTCCACTGATATAGTGCGCACACAGCTCTTTAAAAAAGTTGCTTTTTGTATCTTTTAACACAAGATCGTACCGTACACCTGTTGATAAAAAGACGTGTTTTACTTTTGGGTGAGAGCGAATTTTCTTTAAAAGTTTGAGCTGGTGGCTATGATCGCAGATGAGCGAATTGCAGATCTCAGTTCCCATACAGGTTTTATCTTTACATTTACCAGATCGAGCCATTTTTATGCAATGCATCATATACATATTTGCTGTCGGACCGCCTACATCAGAAATAGTTCCTCTAAAACTTTTCATATGCGTTATTGCAGTGACCTCTTTTAATATAGATGTTTCACTGCGAGACTGTACCTGTGTTCCCTGATGTGCCGATATCGAACAAAATGTGCAGTTACCCATACATCCGCGATGGCTTGTGATAGAGAATTGTACTGGAGTGAGTGCTGGTATCCCCCCTTGTGCCTTGTATGAGGGATGCGCCTCTCGCGTATAGGGAAGATCATATATGAGATCGATATCTTTTGCGGCCAGAGGCATGGGTGGGGGTAGCTGGATAATATACCTTTGCCCTGTTTTTTGCACGAGTGTTTTACCGTGAAAGGGATCTTGCTCGCTGTATATCTTCTTTGTTGCATGGATAAGATTTTCTTTGTCAGAAAGAATGTCTTCATACGATGGAAGGAATACTGCATCATTATATAGGGAAACATCACGCCTAGTTATCATTGTGCCGCGTATTGTATCTAATGACTCGATAGTGTCACCCTGGTTTAGTCTATTTGCAATCTCAACTATTTGTGTTTCGCCCATACCATAGGCAAGGATATGTGCACCTGAATCAAGAAGAATTGATCTGCGCAGTTTGTCTTCAAGGTAATCATAATGGGCAAACCGCCTGAGACTTGCTTCAAGTCCACCGATAATGATAGGTATTTTACCGAATGCTTCACGCACTTTATTGGTGTATGCAATAAGTGGCCGGTTTGGTCTCAAACCGGTTTCCCCTCCCGGTGAGTATGCGTCAGCACTGCGGCGTTTCTTTACCGGTGTATAATGCGAGACAAGCCAGTCAAGATTGCCACCGGAAATACCGACAAAGAGGCGAGGAGTGCCCATAACAGTAAAATCTTTTATTGAAAGCCAGTTTGGTTGCGCAATAATACCGACCTTATATCCTTTGCTTTCAAGCACGCGGGATAATATGGCTATACCAAAAGAGGGGTGGTCGCAATATGCGTCGGCACTCACAAGAAGAATATCAAGCTCTTTCCATCCGCGTTTGGTTATTTCGTTTTTATTTGTAGGCAGCAGCTGCATTCTTTAATATTACCATACTGTCCTTAGGGGAGATACAACAAAGATATTTGCGTACTTTTGTGTTGCCATTAAAAAGATTATTGTTACAATGTTCAGTCTCTCAACATTTCCAGGAATAGCTTCTAGGTACAATACATGAAAAAAGAACGAAAAATATTGCGGTTAGCACTAGCTCAGATAAATCCTACTGTTGGCGATTTGTCCGGCAATGTAAAAAAGATCAATAGTTTCATCACTAAAGCCAAAGACAGTGATGTTGATATTATTGTGTTTCCCGAGCAGGTCGTGCCGGGATACCCAGCCGAAGATCTTCTTCTAAAGAAACAGTTCGTAAATGATAATAAACGCGCATTACGTAAAGTAGTAGAAAATACAAGCGGTATTGTTGCCATTGTCGGTAATCTCAAATCATACAAAGATACATTGTATAATTCTGCGTGCGTGATGAGTGATCGAAAAATACATGGCTGTTACAATAAGATGTTTTTGCCGAATTACGGGGTGTTTGATGAAAAGAGATACTTTGATAAAGGGGAAGAACACTGTATTTTTCTGAAAAATAATGTGCCTATAGGCATTAATATTTGTGAAGATCTCTGGGTAGAAAAAGGTTCAACAAATGTTCTTGCCAGGTGCGGGGCCCAGCTTGTTATAAATCTTTCTGCCTCACCGTACCATTTAAAGAAGAAAAAAGAGCGTGAAGACCTGTTTAGATCTAAGGCGCTTTCCTATAAAGTAAATGTTGTGTATGTCAATATGGTTGGTGGTCAGGATGAAATACTTTTTGATGGAGCGAGTGTCGCCATTGATAAAAGCGGTAAAGTGATTGCTTCAGCGAAACAGTTTGAGGAAGATCTCGTCATATTTGATATGGAGTTTCAAAAAACATCTTCAATGACAGAAGTAAAGAAAAGGGCAAAAGGGCACCCTGTTAATGTTGTAAAGCTTGAGGGGCATGAAAAAGGAACAGAACGTGCACCACTGACACCTGTTATTCAGAAACAGATGAGGGAAGAAAAAGAAATTTATAGCGCTTTAGTGTTAGGCACCAGAGATTATGTCAAAAAGAACGGTTTTCAAAAGGTGGTGCTTGGCATATCCGGGGGGATTGATTCAAGCTTAGTTGCAAGTATTGCTGTTGATGCGCTTGGTCCTGATAATGTCATAGGTGTTTTTATGCCGTCACGATATACGTCGGATGAGAGCAAAAAAGATGCAGAAGAACTTGCAACGAATCTTAAAATAAAACTGCATACCGTACCGATAGATCATATCTTTGGCGTATATCTAAAAGAAATGAGAAGTTTCTTTGCGGGAAAAAAAGCGAATATTGCTGAAGAAAATATTCAGGCACGCATCAGAGGTAATCTCTTGATGGCATTTTCAAACAAGCTTGGATGGCTTGTCTTAACGACAGGCAACAAAAGTGAAATGAGCGTGGGGTATTGCACTCTTTACGGTGATATGGCAGGCGGTTTTGCAATTATTAAGGATGTGTTGAAAGAAAGAGTTTATAAACTGTCTCTTTTTGTGAATATGTATAAGGGATATAATATTATTCCGGTCAATGTGATACGCAAGGAACCGACAGCAGAATTAAGAGCTAATCAGAAAGATTCAGATAGTTTGCCGCAATATTCGAGTCTTGACCCGATCTTAAAGAATTACATTGAAAAAAATAAGAGCCATAAAGATCTCTTTAAAATGGGTTTTGAAAAACGTACGGCAATGAGAATGATGAACCTGGTTGATTCTAATGAATATAAACGCCGGCAAGCCCCGCCGGGGATAAAAATCAGTCCATTAGCGTTTGGAAGGGATAGACGCTACCCAATAACCAATAAGTACCGCATAAAAGGTAACAGCAAAAGTCATTTCTAATAAATTCTTCATTTTTTCGATTGTCAAAACACAAAAATGATTTACAATGAGAATTGTACCGTTGATTAACTGTGGAAGCTAAAAAGGAGAGTAGTAATTATGTATAATGATGATGCGTATGAAGAAGATGAATTGATGGATTATGTTGAGGATTTTGAGGATGCGCTACGTGAAATCATCGATGATTTACCTGAGTTTAAAGATCTCATGGATTTCTTGAAGAATAGACATGGCAATATAGCTCTCTATATGGGTGTTCAGGTTGTTGGAGATAAAGGGAAGAAGAAGCAAAATAAAAGATCTCCAAAAGACGGCAAAATAAGAAGACTGCCCATACAGTTTGAGTTTACTCAAAATGATAAGAAATTCCTGAAATCGCTTCACATAGATTGCGATATTTGATATATCTGACAAATAACATATTCTGGATACAATGGAACAAACGCAAACAGTAAACATATTTATAGCGTTTCTTGCGGGACTCTTATCTTTTCTATCTCCGTGTATATTGCCTTTAATACCATCATATCTGTTTTTTATTACTGGTTTGTCTGTAAAGCAGCTATCCGAAGAAACTCAAAGAGCAAAGGTAAGGACAACAGCTCTTTTAAATTCTGTAAGTTTTGTTCTTGGATTTACGCTTGTTTTTTGTGCGCTGGGTGCTACCGCGTCATTTATTGGGCAGAAACTGTTTGAGTACCAGTATATTATTATGAAGGTTGGTGGTGCGTTTATTATCCTTTTCGGTATACATCTTACCGGTATATTTTCGTTTGGTTTTCTTCAAAAAGAAAAAAAAGTCCATGTCAGAAGCAAAAAGTGGGGATATTTGGGGTCATTTATTGTGGGCCTTGCGTTTGGGGCTGGTTGGACACCGTGTGTAGGGCCGATACTTGGTTCAATACTTGTTATGGCAGGTACTACGGGCGAAATGTATAAAGGAGTGATCCTTTTAGGTTTTTATTCTTTAGGGATAGGCCTCCCCTTTATATTTGCTACACTTGCGGTTAATACCTTTCTCGGCTTGCTGGAACGCTTCAAAAAATGGATCAAAGTATTTTCAATACTCAGCGGTGTTTTCCTTATTATTGTCGGAATACTTCTTTTTACTAACCAGTTTACTGTTTTGTCAAACTGGCTCGTGCAGATCACCACAAACTGACTTCGTCAGATTTCCTAAAAAAGAGTCACATAAAGTCTGTTTCAGCTCTACGCCAAATTATCTCGATTTTTCTACGCCAACACGATTACAATATTTGTGTAGAGGGCATGTGCTGCATAGTGGTGAGATGGGTCTGCAGAGATTTTGTCCATAGCTGACAAGTAAATCGTTGTAGATTATCCAGTGTTTTTTTGGAAGGATCTCCCTTAAGGTAAATTCTGTTTCATTCGGATTTTTTGTTTTAACCAATCCGAACCGGTTTGATATCCGATGAACATGTGTATCAACACATATTCCGTATTTTCCATATCCGAGCGTTACGACAAGATTCGCTGTTTTTCGGCCAACACCCTTTAATGTTAAAAGATCATCGATCGTATCAGGGACCTTACCTTTATATTGATTAAGCAAAGTGTGGCAAATATGTAATATTGAACGCGCTTTTGTTTTATAGAAACCGACAGGATAAATAAGTTTTTCAATTTCACGTGGCGTGAGAAGAATCATTCTTCTTGGTGTGGCGGCTTTTTTGAATAGCCGATAAGAAGCGTCTCGTGTTGTTTCATCTTTTGTGCGTAAACTTAAAACAGTCGAAATGAGTATTTTAAACGGATCATGATTTTTACGGGAAAACTCTGTAACAATTGGTAACCTAAATTTTGCAACTTCTTTTTCCAGCAGAGAAATAACAATATCAATATTTTTTATCTTCATTATGTGTATTTTCTTTTTTTGCTGTTAGCCGCACAGTCTTTCAGGTTTCCGGGGATCCTTAATGGTGTCTTGATAAAAAGTTTTTTTCACTAATCGATGTGCTATTTACTATACGCTCTACGCTAAGCGCTATCCGCTATTTGAGTCTCTGGTCTTTTAGAATAGATTCCACTTGATCATACGCATTGTATCTTTGAAGTTCTTTCCTGCTTCTCGTGCAATGGTCGGTTCGTAGCCGCAATGCATCATGCAGTTTTTACAGCGTTTATCATTGTTCGGGCCGTACTTCTCCCAGGGGGTTTTATTCATTAGTTCATTAAAACTGTCATAATGTGTATCGGTAATCAGGTAACAGGGGCTTTTCCATCCGCGGACATTTCGATTGGGATTTCCCCATGGGGTGCAGTCGTACGATCGCTTTCCTTGTAAGAAGTCCATATAAAGCGGTGTATTCATTATGGGTATCTTATCAAGGTGAGCGGAGAGTTCCTTAAATTTATTGATTGTCTTTTCCTTTGTGAGAAACATATCACTATCACTATCAAAATAACTGAATCCCGGTGCAAGCATTATTCCGTTTACCTTTAGAGATTTCAGTAATGTGAGAAGTGAAACGATTTCCCCAACATTTGTTTCACTATATATGGTCGTGTTAATAACCACCCGATATCCGCGTTTTTTTGCATCTTTGATGCTTTTTATCGCTTGGGCAAAAACACCTGACCTGTTACGGATGGCGTCATGAGTGGTATCCATTCCGTCAAGTGATACATTGATATTAAGATATGGGCTTGGTTTGTTTCGGGATAAAAAATCGGACAGCAGTAAGGCGTTGGTGCATAGGTATATATGTTTTTTTCTGGATATAATGCCGCTTACCAGTGCGTCAATTTCAGGATAGATGAGAGGTTCCCCTCCGGTTATTGAAATAATTGGTGCACCGGACTCATCGATTGCGCTAAAGCATTCTTTGAGTGACAACATATCACTAAGGGTGTCTTTAAATTCTCGTATTTTTCCGCATCCTTCACAGGAAAGGTTGCATTTATGGAGCGGTTCGAGCATGAGAACCAGAGGATAACGGTCATTATTCCTTACTTTGTTTTGAACAATGTAAGACGTTAGCGAATATAGTAATAATGGATGAAACTTCATAAAAAAATGTCTTGTTAGAAGTTAAATAATGATTGTATAATCTTTAGCAATTATACATGAATCGTCAGGAAAAGGGAGTAAAGAATGAAAGATATTTTCTTGAGGGAGAAGGAGTACACTTTGCATGCAATAAAAGAAGTTGCTCGCAAAGAACCCGAAACAACCTCTCTCAAAGATGATTCCAATGAAGTCAGAAATGCAATAGATAATGCCCGCTCATACCTTCTTAACCGTCAAGATGTAAGGGGTTTCTGGATAGAAGAACTTGAATGTGATTGCACTACCACTGCTGATTACATCATATTGCTCAATTTCCTTGGTTGGCAAGAAGGACAGTATAAGAAAAAGATCAAAAAAGCCGCTGTCCGCATACGTGAACTTCAGCAAGAAGACGGTAGTTGGAATATATTTTATAAAGGCCCAGGAGAAATCAGTGCAACGGTAAAAGCATATTTTGCGCTCAAGCTTGCCGGTTACAATCAAAATGAGCCGTTCATGAAAAAAGCGCGCGATTTCATCCTTAATAAAGGCGGTGTTGAACGCTCAAATATCTTTATGAAGCTCTATCTTGCGTTATTTGGACAATACAGCTGGAAAGGTGTGCCGGCGTTACCTGCAGAACTTATTTTCTTTAAAAGATTCTTTGTGTACGAAATGAGCTCGTGGACACGTACAATTGTTATCCCGCTTTTTATAATCGGATCATACAAACCACGCGTAGATTTACCTGAGGAAAAAGGTATCGGGGAACTTTTTGATGGTAAAGAGTTTACCAATGATGTCCTCATATCTTTTGATAAGAAGATTTTTAGCTGGAAAAACTTTTTCCTCGTTTTAGATACGATCTTTAAGTTCTTTGAGAAGATTCATTTTGTACCGCTGAGGAAGGTTGCCGTAAAGATGTGTGAAAAATGGATATATGAACATTTAGAAGGGTCAGCTGGTCTTGGGGCAATATGGCCTTCAATGGTAAATGCTGTCATGGCGCTTAAATGTTTGGATTATAAAGAAGATGATCTCATATTTATTAAGGCGATGACCGATATTGAGGATCTGGTTATAGAAGAAAAGAATACTGTTCGGGCACAACCCTGTGTTTCACCAGTATGGGACAGCGCAATAACCTTGATAAGTTTAGCTGAAAGCGGTTTGTCTCCAACATCTACTCCCATGCAAAAAGGTGGGAAATGGATTTTATCGAAGGAGATTAAAAAAGACGGTGATTGGAAAGTTAAGAATCATCAAGGAAACCCCGGCGGCTGGGCATTTGAATTTGAAAATGAATTTTATCCTGATATTGATGATAGCGCTATGGTTCTTCTGGCTCTCAAACGGCTCGATCTCGAAGAAAATGAAGAGGCCAAAACACTGGCAATTGAAAGAGCCCTTTCGTGGATACTTTCAATGCAAAACGATGATGGCGGTTGGGCCGCATTTGATAAAAATAATAACAAAGAAATATTAACGAATATACCGTTTGCGGATCATAATGCGATGATTGATCCGTCTTGTAATGATATTACGGGACGCGTATTAGAAGCCTTAGGTGATTTTGGGTTTACCGCAAGCGACGAGCCAGTTAAAAAAGCGGTTAATTATCTTTTGAAAAACCAGGATAAAGATGGATCGTGGTTCGGGCGATGGGGTGTAAATTATATTTATGGTACCTGGGCGGTTATAACAGGTATGGTCAATGTTGGTGTGTGTTTGGACGATTCGTGTATTCGAAAAGGGATTGAATGGATAAAAGAATGTCAAAATCAAGATGGCGGCTGGGGTGAGTCCGTCATATCGTATGATAGAATTGATTTAAAAGGAACAGGTGTGAGCACTGCATCTCAGACTGCATGGGCGCTTTTGACACTATTTTCTTGTGGAGAATATGAGTCAGCTATCGTGAGAAGCGGGATAGATTATCTCCTGCACTCGCAGCATAAGGATGGTATGTGGTTAGAGAATGAGTTTACCGGAACAGGTTTTCCAAAAGTATATTATTTGAAATATAATTCTTATAAAACCAATTTCCCTCTCTTGGCGCTATCACGATATTTCTATCGGAGATAAGCGTGATCCCTTGGTATCAAAATGCAATATTGTGCAGGCAAAAAAACATAATACTATGAACAAAAAAGTAATCACATTAATTATCGTCCTTTTATCCACTGTAATCTTACAGGCATGCAGTTCGGTTAATCCTCTTCTTCGTTATAATGAAGTGAAAAAAGAAGATGTACCTCTTCAGGAACGAAAATATCCTGCTCCTGAAAAGTACATGGATATGGGTGACTATAAGCTGTGCTATATCGAATACGGTGAGGGCGAGCCACTCCTGATATTGCCTGGCGTGAATTTATCTGTACATAACTGGCGTTATAATTTGCCGCGATATTTTAAGAAATATAAAGTGTATTGCATTGATTTTCCCGGATACGGTAAATCAGGTATGCCTGATGCCGATTACAAAATAGAATTCTTTTCTGATGCTGTTATGAAGTTTATGGACAAGAAAGGGATTAAAAAGACAAATCTTCTCGGTCATTCGCTTGGGGGACAGGTTGCAATATATCTTGCTGCGCAACATCCCGAACGGGTAAATAAACTAATACTGGAAACAGCTACCGGTGTCAGGCCACGATACGGCATTCTAGAAGATCTCATGATAATGTGGTTTATTACAGAAGACAGATTTGCAAACTTACCGCTTCATACCTTGCGTGAATATACCGAAAAAAATTTTTATAATGTATGTGATGCTTGTGAAGAGCTTTTCTGGTATCAAGCAGCGAAACGACTCCATAATCAGGGTACGAAAGAATATGAGAAACGAAACAGAGCGTTTGTGCGTGGAGTACGAAACATAATAATGACAAGCGTGAGAGATAAAGTTAAAAAAATCGATCATCCGACACTTATTATATGGGGACGAGATGATACTTTATGTAATGTGAAAGACGCATATTTTTTAAATGAACAGATGAAAAATTCACGGTTGTTTGTTATTGAAAATTGTGGACATCAACCGCACCTTGAACGCCCAATAGATTATGATGAGGCACTGTTTGATTTTCTGGATAAAAATGAAGCAAGTGAAGATAGCAGCATTAAAAAAAAATATCCCTCAATTGAAGAGTTGGTCGAAAGCGAAGTAAAAGAAGTGGAAAAGGAGTAACGTGAAAGCATTTATAACCGGTGCAACAGGATTTATTGGTTCGGCAGTAGTGCGAGAACTTTTACATGAAGGATGGAAGGTTCGCGCATTGGTGCGCGCGAAAAGTAATTCAAAAAATGTGCGGAAATTACCGATAGAGAGATGTTATGGCGATCTGTGCGATAAAGAATCTCTCATAAAAGGTATGCGCGGATGTCAGGCAGTGTTTCATGTTGCGGCACATTATGATTTGTGGCATGCTGATCCGCGAGTGCCATATAAAATTAATGTTGAAGGAACAAAAAATCTTTTAGAAGCAGCGCTCCAGACCAATATTGAAAAAGTTGTCTATACAAGCTCCGTGAGTACCATTGGTATATGTAAGGAAAAGAAGATTGGCCATGAAGAAACACCAATAGATTATAAATATATCGTTGGCCATTATAAGAGATCAAAATATCTTGCCGAAAAAGAAGCGTTCTCCTTTATTAAAAAAGGGCTTCAGGTTTACATTGTTAATCCGAGCACGCCAATTGGCGAAAGAGATATTAAGCCGACGCCGACCGGTAAGGTTATTGTTGATTACTTAAACGGTAAGATGTACGGTTATATTGAAACAGGGTTAAATATCATTGATGTAAAAGATGTTGCACGCGGACATATTCTTGCTATGCAAAAAGGGAAGGTTGGCGAGCGCTACATACTGGGAAATAAAAATCTTACTTTAAAAGAGATCTTTGATCTTCTAGAAAGTGTCACGGGAAAACCAGCCCCGCGGTTTAAAATACCGTATAATCTTGCCTTATGTGCAGGATTTGCTGACAGTGCTGTTGCAAAACTGCTGAAGAGACGTCCAAACATACCTCTTGATGGAGTGAAGATGGCACGTAAAAAGATGTTTTTTGATGCAACAAAAGCGGTACGAGAGCTTGGACTACCACAAACACCAGTGGAGCATTCATTTAAAAAAGCGTGTGAATGGTTTTCAAGTAACGGGTATGTAAAAGAGTAGTAATTATATGGGAGGATGAATGAAGAAGCGCATAATGAGTCAGATGAAAACAGCAATGAAAAGCGGACAGAAGAACGTCGTTGGTGTTCTGCGAATGATCATAGCTGATATACAAAAAGAAGAAATTGATCTCAAGAAAGAGTTAACCAACGAAGATGTGGTTAAGATAATCAAAAAGGGGATCAAATCACGTGAAGAGTCCCTGCGTATGTATATTGAAGGAAATCGTTCTGATCTTGCAAAAAAAGAAGAAGAAGAAATAAAAGTACTGGTAGACTATCTTCCAAAACAGTTTTCCGAAGATGAGACAGAGGAGCTTGTTGTTAAGATTGTTGCAGAGCTTGATCTTACCTCAAAAAAAGATATTGGCAAACTTATGAAAGAAGTTCTCGGAAGGTATGGAGCGCATGTCGATGGCCGGACAGTATTAACACTTGCTCAAAAAACACTGCAATAATAGTGATTGAGAATGAATGTGTTATCAGTCTTTTTGAGAGATACTGATAAACGTGACCTCTGGTCGACACAGAAACCGAAACGGTAATAACTTAAACGCGCTTAATCCTCTGCTTACATAACAGGGTATGTCATTAAGCGTGACAAAACCCGATGCATGCTTCCCCGGTAATATCGAATGAGTAACCATAGCACCTATAAACGGAAGACATATTTGCCCCCCGTGTGTGTGACCTGAAAGTGCAAGATCAATGAGTGTGTTTGGCGCGAACATC is a window encoding:
- a CDS encoding RlmE family RNA methyltransferase, coding for MRIERRKDHYHQKAKKEKYLARSVYKLEEIQKKHQVIRKGDAILDIGCSPGSWVQYTQEHIGDEGSIVGVDVQPLKIDSQKNITFIQRDIFEVTVEEIQAISPLFDCIMSDAAPNTSGDRFTDCQKSLRICERVFELSRTLLKKNGNLIMKIFQGEDFPAFYHEVKKSYKVCKTQKPHSSRKESYEVFIVGKNKV
- the rplC gene encoding 50S ribosomal protein L3, with protein sequence MKIFQMGLLGKKIGMTKLIKDDGRVVPVSVLQVGPCPIIRKKTTEKDFYTALQLGFDEKKKNINKPDAGNFKKSNTTPTKFVEEIRLNNDEEAASFEAGKEIKAIDVFKTGEFVDVSATSIGKGFQGVMKRHNMKGFTESRGTHEVKRHGGSIGCMYPQRVIKGRHMPGQMGNKKVTTQNLVIEDIKEEDNLILLRGAVPGKNGYVVIKKAIKKISAKK
- a CDS encoding cytochrome c biogenesis protein CcdA yields the protein MEQTQTVNIFIAFLAGLLSFLSPCILPLIPSYLFFITGLSVKQLSEETQRAKVRTTALLNSVSFVLGFTLVFCALGATASFIGQKLFEYQYIIMKVGGAFIILFGIHLTGIFSFGFLQKEKKVHVRSKKWGYLGSFIVGLAFGAGWTPCVGPILGSILVMAGTTGEMYKGVILLGFYSLGIGLPFIFATLAVNTFLGLLERFKKWIKVFSILSGVFLIIVGILLFTNQFTVLSNWLVQITTN
- the hpnH gene encoding adenosyl-hopene transferase HpnH → MKFHPLLLYSLTSYIVQNKVRNNDRYPLVLMLEPLHKCNLSCEGCGKIREFKDTLSDMLSLKECFSAIDESGAPIISITGGEPLIYPEIDALVSGIISRKKHIYLCTNALLLSDFLSRNKPSPYLNINVSLDGMDTTHDAIRNRSGVFAQAIKSIKDAKKRGYRVVINTTIYSETNVGEIVSLLTLLKSLKVNGIMLAPGFSYFDSDSDMFLTKEKTINKFKELSAHLDKIPIMNTPLYMDFLQGKRSYDCTPWGNPNRNVRGWKSPCYLITDTHYDSFNELMNKTPWEKYGPNNDKRCKNCMMHCGYEPTIAREAGKNFKDTMRMIKWNLF
- a CDS encoding NAD+ synthase produces the protein MKKERKILRLALAQINPTVGDLSGNVKKINSFITKAKDSDVDIIVFPEQVVPGYPAEDLLLKKQFVNDNKRALRKVVENTSGIVAIVGNLKSYKDTLYNSACVMSDRKIHGCYNKMFLPNYGVFDEKRYFDKGEEHCIFLKNNVPIGINICEDLWVEKGSTNVLARCGAQLVINLSASPYHLKKKKEREDLFRSKALSYKVNVVYVNMVGGQDEILFDGASVAIDKSGKVIASAKQFEEDLVIFDMEFQKTSSMTEVKKRAKGHPVNVVKLEGHEKGTERAPLTPVIQKQMREEKEIYSALVLGTRDYVKKNGFQKVVLGISGGIDSSLVASIAVDALGPDNVIGVFMPSRYTSDESKKDAEELATNLKIKLHTVPIDHIFGVYLKEMRSFFAGKKANIAEENIQARIRGNLLMAFSNKLGWLVLTTGNKSEMSVGYCTLYGDMAGGFAIIKDVLKERVYKLSLFVNMYKGYNIIPVNVIRKEPTAELRANQKDSDSLPQYSSLDPILKNYIEKNKSHKDLFKMGFEKRTAMRMMNLVDSNEYKRRQAPPGIKISPLAFGRDRRYPITNKYRIKGNSKSHF
- the nth gene encoding endonuclease III, which translates into the protein MKIKNIDIVISLLEKEVAKFRLPIVTEFSRKNHDPFKILISTVLSLRTKDETTRDASYRLFKKAATPRRMILLTPREIEKLIYPVGFYKTKARSILHICHTLLNQYKGKVPDTIDDLLTLKGVGRKTANLVVTLGYGKYGICVDTHVHRISNRFGLVKTKNPNETEFTLREILPKKHWIIYNDLLVSYGQNLCRPISPLCSTCPLHKYCNRVGVEKSR
- a CDS encoding YgiQ family radical SAM protein, coding for MQLLPTNKNEITKRGWKELDILLVSADAYCDHPSFGIAILSRVLESKGYKVGIIAQPNWLSIKDFTVMGTPRLFVGISGGNLDWLVSHYTPVKKRRSADAYSPGGETGLRPNRPLIAYTNKVREAFGKIPIIIGGLEASLRRFAHYDYLEDKLRRSILLDSGAHILAYGMGETQIVEIANRLNQGDTIESLDTIRGTMITRRDVSLYNDAVFLPSYEDILSDKENLIHATKKIYSEQDPFHGKTLVQKTGQRYIIQLPPPMPLAAKDIDLIYDLPYTREAHPSYKAQGGIPALTPVQFSITSHRGCMGNCTFCSISAHQGTQVQSRSETSILKEVTAITHMKSFRGTISDVGGPTANMYMMHCIKMARSGKCKDKTCMGTEICNSLICDHSHQLKLLKKIRSHPKVKHVFLSTGVRYDLVLKDTKSNFFKELCAHYISGQLKIAPEHSVSRILRLMHKPPYKQFTDFISKYDVMNKTLKKKQYVVTYFISSFPGCTLDDMISLALETKKLHFNPEQIQDFTPTPMTLATAMYYAEKDLHGNTIHVAKTVRERKMQRALLQHSQKRNYMLVKRALKETGKEHLLPILLGKNRR